The proteins below are encoded in one region of Blochmannia endosymbiont of Camponotus (Colobopsis) obliquus:
- the rpsG gene encoding 30S ribosomal protein S7 translates to MSRRRIVGQRKILSDSKFGSELLAKFINIIMLHGKKSVAEKIVYQALDILLTRRPSVVHLEVFELAIDNVRPIVEVKSRRVGGSTYQVPVEVRPVRRDTLAMRWIVHAARKRLDKSMVLRLANELDDAVDNKGSAVKKREEVHRIAEANKAFAHYRW, encoded by the coding sequence ATGTCTCGTCGTCGAATTGTTGGTCAGCGTAAGATCTTATCTGATTCAAAATTTGGTTCTGAGCTTTTAGCAAAATTTATCAATATAATTATGTTACATGGGAAAAAATCGGTAGCAGAGAAAATAGTTTATCAAGCACTTGATATCCTTTTGACAAGAAGGCCTTCTGTTGTTCATTTAGAAGTATTTGAATTAGCTATTGATAATGTACGTCCAATAGTAGAAGTGAAGTCTAGAAGAGTTGGGGGTTCGACGTATCAGGTTCCAGTAGAAGTACGTCCTGTTCGACGCGATACTTTAGCAATGCGTTGGATTGTACATGCTGCGCGAAAACGTTTAGATAAGTCTATGGTCTTACGATTAGCCAATGAACTTGATGATGCTGTAGATAATAAAGGTAGTGCTGTTAAGAAGCGTGAAGAAGTTCATCGTATAGCAGAAGCTAATAAAGCATTCGCTCACTATCGTTGGTAG
- the rpsL gene encoding 30S ribosomal protein S12 — MSTINQLVRKSRMVKVVKSNVPALTSCPQKRGVCIRVYTTTPKKPNSALRKVCRVRLTNGFEVTSYIGGEGHNLQEHSVILIRGGRVKDLPGVRYHIVRGALDCSGVQDRKQGRSKYGVKKPRS, encoded by the coding sequence ATGTCTACTATTAATCAACTTGTTCGTAAATCTCGGATGGTAAAAGTTGTCAAAAGTAATGTTCCGGCATTAACTTCATGTCCTCAAAAACGTGGCGTTTGTATTAGGGTGTATACTACTACTCCTAAAAAACCAAATTCTGCTTTACGTAAGGTTTGTCGTGTTCGTTTAACTAATGGTTTTGAAGTTACTTCTTATATTGGTGGGGAAGGACATAATTTACAGGAACATTCTGTAATTTTAATTCGTGGAGGACGTGTAAAAGATTTACCTGGGGTTCGTTATCATATAGTACGTGGTGCACTTGATTGCTCTGGAGTACAAGATCGTAAACAAGGTCGATCCAAATATGGTGTAAAAAAACCTAGAAGCTAA